One genomic region from Anopheles bellator chromosome 2, idAnoBellAS_SP24_06.2, whole genome shotgun sequence encodes:
- the LOC131212738 gene encoding V-type proton ATPase subunit S1: protein MARLGVSVALLLAFAVFGGALADNVPVFVWGKPSVTYVPALSRYTSSEFSALIAAQTDENTFTIVFAEDSLSTEDLSQCRLKTQTCFKHLQKIERKSYLPSVEEPLSILDGSNAQSVQLQSDGSLSERIVPRAGSVVVVHLSSGDYASHDALVDALFERLRGEYPNILAIYTGKTPSFRYSTLVRKARQAEEEEVELPTQLLNATEFLIAFQLFQHGPAEEETLTTVQLDKAVKVAENSSLDEELQTMHIKITGPSANLDLFMRVSQGSWEITGVTYNEEEYYLRHRVHINQHFSYHCHRWEYYTVDLKERIVFQEVQLQPFFAFEGAEYNNSRFGDSWDCVGFTSGGILSGLFVVFIFIIIGSYGIAWMLDIRTMDRFDDPKGKTIIVNAAD from the exons ATGGCCAGACTGGGAGTTTCTGTGGCCCTGTTACTGGCATTCGCTGTATTTGGCGGTGCCCTTGCCGATAATGTTCCCGTTTTTGTCTGGGGCAAACCATC CGTAACGTACGTCCCGGCACTGAGCCGCTACACCAGCTCGGAGTTTTCCGCCCTGATCGCCGCACAGACCGATGAAAACACGTTCACGATCGTGTTTGCCGAGGATAGTCTTTCCACCGAAGATCTTAGCCAGTGCAGATTGAAGACGCAAACGTGCTTCAAGCATTTGCAGAAAATCGAGCGTAAATCGTACCTTCCGAGCGTGGAGGAACCGCTAAGCATTCTGGACGGATCGAACGCACAAAGCGTTCAGCTGCAATCCGACGGTTCGCTGAGCGAACGCATCGTGCCCCGCGCTGgcagtgtcgtcgtcgttcaccTATCCAGCGGAGATTACGCATCACATGATGCGCTCGTCGACGCACTCTTCGAACGGCTGCGTGGCGAGTACCCCAACATTTTGGCCATCTACACCGGTAAAACGCCATCGTTCCGTTACTCGACGCTAGTCCGCAAAGCGCGTCAggccgaggaggaggaggtggaaCTGCCAACACAGTTGCTGAATGCCACCGAGTTCCTGATTGCGTTCCAATTGTTCCAGCACGGTCCGGCCGAGGAAGAGACGCTGACGACGGTGCAGCTGGACAAAGCCGTGAAAGTGGCGGAAAACTCGAGCCTCGATGAGGAGCTCCAAACGATGCACATCAAAATAACGGGGCCCAGTGCGAATCTCGATCTATTCATGCGAGTATCGCAGGGCTCTTGGGAGATCACTGGGGTGACGTACAACGAGGAGGAGTACTATCTCCGTCACCGGGTGCACATAAATCAACACTTTTCCTATCACTGCCACCGCTGGGAGTACTACACGGTCGACTTGAAGGAAAGAATCGTGTTCCAGGAGGTGCAGCTTCAACCGTTCTTTGCATTCGAAGGCGCAGAGTACAATAACTCCAGATTCGGCGACTCGTGGGACTGTGTCGGGTTCACCAGTGGCGGCATTCTGTCCGGCCTATTCGTGGTGTTTATCTTTATCATCATCGGCTCGTATGGTATCGCGTGGATGTTGGACATCCGCACGATGGATCGTTTCGACGATCCGAAGGGCAAGACGATCATCGTGAATGCGGCGGACTAG
- the LOC131212736 gene encoding insulin-like growth factor-binding protein complex acid labile subunit, protein MVSRRDGLLLAITLLAVGAFKLAQSTACKCNHMSSCLIADVDNRALSQLSQNCPAGLGHLNDLLIVRYNDTKLTADAFASCGNLTMLEIFAGWLSAIEPGAFGKIPDLVKIVIQHNHLRNLEDNTFQGLGNLRLLYLLSCEITTISENAFAGLKSLSQLVLTNNKLTHLPAALLRPTPRLRSIVLNHNLIGEVPAGFFDDFDDIFRLDLSNNRLTSFEFPLLNASLLVLHNNSLTKLYLNGHPSIIGADHNRIAEISGTGENVTILILNDNAITDITPLAGMKKLQKLILNNNPLQPNTVFSTHTSLEHLDLSNTSLVITEKTFANLSYLQLLDLSYNGLAEIDFRMFASLTELQILNVAFNRIEKINFIELREYLPNLHVLEICGNGWNSTYMQTTLEHMNHYKLSADMQGLSQFFLFTTMFVELCTAQTETTTKPNLDYEAYQSKEFADIVDLDLAELYPPSSPATTTTETQALLSTVRTNRVPQEETTSADPPPAKKAVSLVNTKPTPAKQQPIVEASPLYLTFQVFVYLFAVVGVTSLVVLAYYIRQRRFNIRRISPMDIPDSVRLV, encoded by the exons ATGGTTTCTCGTCGCGATGG CTTACTGCTAGCCATCACCCTCTTGGCGGTCGGTGCATTCAAATTAGCGCAATCCACAGCATGCAAGTGTAACCATATGTCCAGTTGCCTGATTGCCGATGTCGACAACAGAGCGCTTAGCCAGCTAAGCCAAAATTGCCCGGCAGGGTTGGGCCACCTCAACGATCTCCTGATAGTGCGGTACAACGATACAAAGCTCACCGCCGATGCATTTGCCAGTTGTGGCAACCTAACCATGCTGGAGATATTCGCAGGATGGCTCAGCGCCATAGAACCGGGAGCATTCGGGAAAATCCCCGATCTGGTGAAGATCGTGATCCAGCACAACCATCTGAGAAACCTTGAAGACAACACATTCCAAGGCCTGGGCAATCTGCGTTTGCTGTATCTGTTGTCGTGTGAAATTACGACGATCAGCGAGAATGCGTTTGCCGGACTCAAGAGTCTCAGCCAACTGGTGTTGACCAACAACAAGCTGACGCATCTACCAGCGGCGCTTTTGCGCCCCACTCCGCGCCTACGATCGATCGTTTTGAACCACAATCTGATAGGCGAAGTGCCTGCCGGATTCTTCGACGACTTCGACGACATCTTCCGCCTTGACTTGTCAAACAACCGGCTGACTTCGTTTGAGTTTCCTCTGCTCAACGCATCCTTGCTGGTGCTGCACAACAATTCGCTCACGAAGCTTTACTTAAACGGCCACCCGTCGATAATAGGGGCGGACCACAATCGGATTGCCGAAATTTCCGGAACCGGCGAAAACGTCACCATTCTGATTTTGAACGATAATGCCATCACGGACATTACGCCACTGGCCGGAATGAAGAAGCTGCAGAAGCTAATTCTCAACAACAACCCTCTCCAGCCCAACACCGTCTTCAGCACCCATACCTCACTCGAGCATCTGGACCTGAGCAACACGAGCCTTGTGATAACCGAAAAGACTTTTGCCAACCTATCGTACCTGCAGCTACTGGACCTCTCCTACAACGGGCTGGCCGAGATCGACTTCCGCATGTTTGCCTCGCTAACGGAATTGCAAATTTTGAACGTGGCCTTCAATCGCATCGAGAAGATCAACTTCATCGAGTTGCGCGAGTATCTGCCCAATTTGCATGTCCTCGAAATCTGCGGTAACGGGTGGAACTCCACCTACATGCAAACTACGCTGGAGCATATGAACCACTACAAACTGTCGGCCGATATGCAGGGTCTTTCGCAGTTCTTCCTGTTCACCACTATGTTTGTCGAGCTGTGCACCGCGCAAACGGAAACAACTACGAAACCGAACTTGGACTACGAAGCATACCAATCGAAGGAGTTTGCTGACATCGTTGATCTGGATTTAGCGGAACTTTACCCACCGTCCAGCCCGGCGACCACCACTACCGAAACTCAGGCGTTGCTTTCTACGGTTAGAACCAATCGTGTGCCCCAAGAAGAAACCACTTCCGCGGACCCTCCGCCGGCCAAGAAAGCCGTCTCTCTCGTTAACACCAAACCGACACCAGCGAAACAGCAGCCAATAGTGGAAGCTTCGCCACTCTATCTCACCTTCCAGGTGTTTGTGTATctgttcgccgtcgtcggggtgACCAGCCTTGTCGTGCTCGCGTACTACATTCGCCAGCGTCGGTTCAACATTCGCCGCATTTCACCCATGGACATTCCGGACTCCGTCCGGTTGGTGTAA
- the LOC131207554 gene encoding uncharacterized protein LOC131207554 produces the protein MMLITEQSSETGPAMLQQRMCLLRQFFPGMPRDPLTALKGLTESWNIVYTVMGDGVYWHRGLEAGIRANMANDTTKVKFDIHINATPLPQPTNPLLATWTIQARLHEGTKPPGDPFVVGVFCGDSLPPFVDFLRPLCEEVRSLCTTYDDGHILLTIKPRAVMADATARAYIKGTKHQYGLYGCTICCITGVFVTEFNLVTFNGISIPRTHTLFTGRYYDTTHRVSELTMTPLARMPIDVIKDVIVGDNRHLLHIGIAKTLFFGYAEGYGRLNAMEAHLIPSLENALFNVRFPHERKPRQFGQLKKI, from the exons ATGATGCTAATCACGGAGCAAAGCTCGGAAACTGGGCCAGCAATGCTACAGCAGCGCATGTGCTTGCTTAGGCAATTTTTTCCGGGCATGCCGAGAGATCCGCTTACCGCGTTGAAGGGACTCACGGAGTCGTGGAACATCGTGTACACCGTAATGGGAGATGGCGTTTACTGGCATCGGGGTTTAG AAGCTGGAATACGCGCTAATATGGCCAACGACACCACAAAGGTGAAATTTGACATCCATATCAATGCGACTCCCCTGCCGCAGCCGACAAATCCCTTATTGGCGACTTGGACGATCCAAGCAAGATTACACGAGGGCACAAAACCACCCGGTGACcctttcgtcgtcggtgtgttttgtggcgaTTCTCTGCCACCATTTGTGGACTTCTTGCGTCCGCTCTGCGAAGAGGTGAGATCTTTATGCACCACCTATGACGACGGACACATACTGCTGACCATCAAACCCCGAGCTGTGATGGCTGACGCTACCGCACGGGCGTATATAAAAG GAACTAAACATCAATACGGGCTTTACGGCTGCACAATTTGCTGCATTACAGGAGTATTCGTTACTGAATTTAACCTAGTTACGTTCAACGGGATCAGTATACCACGGACACATACTCTTTTTACAGGTCGATACTACGACACTACGCATCGGGTTTCGGAGCTAACCATGACGCCTTTGGCGAGGATGCCCATCGATGTGATAAAAGATGTCATTGTAGGTGATAACAGACATCTGTTGCACATAGGTATTGCCAAAACCTTGTTCTTTGGCTATGCCGAGGGGTATGGTAGACTGAATGCTATGGAGGCACACCTTATACCATCTTTGGAGAACGCGTTGTTTAACGTCCGGTTTCCACATGAAAGGAAACCGCGGCAGTTTGGACA aCTTAAGAAGATTTGA
- the LOC131209188 gene encoding carboxypeptidase N subunit 2-like, with product MLRYWLLALAAGTLSLVLAEDNDFVDVCFEHEGEKPPHCEFIDFDDVFQTSSTDIKFNWSFITKLTISNKKIIGIPSKMFASLPNLESFVVLNSLFYREIDPNSFVDCNKLNHIEITGTNITLLDSHIFPRTPKLRYLLFHHNRISEIKHDAFEFLGELEELNLSYNNLTRLPSGVFHKLRKLKTLDLNHNRLVLLSFDSWFPPDGAVSMTFLDASYNQLVDMAWTEITVRKVNLKYNNLTSVHVNGNCSEFHASHNAIDTVTIGRNCSLEKMYLAHNRIQAFSWLQRCADTLRSLDLSHNLQQKGVDFLNLKQITHLNIECTNITLNYKTLHDLRNLRFLDISYNNLKRIDLENLTSQRLLERLMISGNPIANISIGSIKRNFPNLKSLGIYDLPWNSTSLSIAIDDLKKHEIQPYIRSDYLFDDSKCPLKVTPAFGNDTDHESGSSEEDTSVKRQASGGAADKTAEYVVIALLLCMVVGLLGKLFVDSRYFPILFKDRIARRSSISHESLVSCDLNG from the exons ATGCTCCGATACTG GTTGTTGGCACTCGCTGCGGGAACATTGTCACTGGTGTTGGCCGAGGACAACGACTTCGTTGACGTGTGCTTCGAACATGAGGGAGAGAAGCCCCCACACTGCGAGTTTATCGACTTTGATGACGTCTTCCAAACGTCCAGCACGGATATTAAGTTCAACTGGAGTTTCATCACGAAGCTAACGATCAGCAACAAGAAGATCATTGGCATACCGTCGAAAATGTTCGCCTCCCTGCCAAACCTAGAGAGCTTCGTTGTGCTGAACAGCCTGTTCTATCGTGAGATCGATCCGAACAGTTTCGTCGACTGCAACAAGTTGAACCACATCGAAATCACGGGCACAAACATTACCTTGCTGGACTCGCACATCTTCCCACGGACACCGAAACTGCGGTACTTGCTGTTCCACCACAACCGCATTAGCGAGATCAAGCACGATGCGTTCGAATTCCTCGGCGAACTAGAGGAGCTCAATCTGTCCTACAACAACCTGACGCGCCTTCCGAGCGGAGTGTTCCACAAATTGCGCAAGTTGAAAACGCTCGACCTAAACCACAACCGGCTGGTGTTGTTGAGCTTCGACAGTTGGTTCCCGCCGGACGGTGCCGTTTCAATGACATTCCTCGACGCTTCCTACAACCAGCTGGTCGATATGGCGTGGACAGAGATTACCGTGCGGAAGGTAAACCTTAAATACAACAATCTTACCAGCGTCCACGTGAACGGCAACTGCAGTGAGTTTCACGCTTCTCATAACGCGATCGACACCGTCACCATAGGACGAAACTGCAGCCTGGAGAAAATGTACCTGGCCCATAACCGCATTCAGGCGTTTAGTTGGCTACAGCGCTGCGCGGATACGCTTCGATCGCTAGACCTTTCGCACAACCTACAGCAGAAGGGTGTCGACTTTCTCAATCTGAAGCAAATCACTCACCTAAACATCGAATGTACGAACATCACACTGAACTACAAAACGCTGCACGATCTTCGGAACCTACGGTTTCTGGACATTTCGTACAACAATCTGAAGCGGATCGATCTGGAAAATCTTACATCACAGCGCCTGCTCGAGCGGCTCATGATCAGCGGAAACCCGATCGCCAATATTTCTATCGGCTCGATCAAGCGAAACTTCCCGAACCTGAAGTCTCTCGGAATCTACGATCTCCCGTGGAACTCTACCTCACTGTCGATTGCCATCGACGATCTGAAGAAGCACGAGATTCAGCCGTACATTCGCAGCGACTATCTGTTCGACGACTCCAAGTGTCCGCTGAAGGTAACGCCGGCGTTTGGCAACGATACCGACCACGAATCGGGCAGTTCAGAGGAGGACACGAGCGTGAAACGACAGGCATCCGGTGGTGCAGCTGATAAGACGGCCGAGTACGTGGTCATTGCGTTGCTACTGTGCATGGTCGTTGGGCTGCTTGGGAAGCTGTTCGTCGACAGCCGGTACTTCCCGATACTGTTCAAGGACCGCATCGCCCGGCGATCCTCAATTTCGCACGAAAGTTTGGTGTCGTGTGATCTGAATGGGTAG
- the LOC131212558 gene encoding 5-aminolevulinate synthase, erythroid-specific, mitochondrial isoform X1, which produces MFQLLNINTSLFVARSVSSIKKMPCPFLTRLSTSYVRNYAPALLKAYGAQCPVVQRTISTLQGSSQAGTGTTGPVDSVPAVGKESGPLVKANEGTVGQSRRNLSSLQQPQPVVDGDRKPDEAQPPAGKKCPFLSTDSPHVKKLGVESVEVPTERTFKYEDFFHDQILRKKKDHSYRVFKKVNRLAAEGQFPRALEYSWGERPITVWCSNDYLGMSCHPEVKRAVANALETYGTGAGGTRNISGNSMNHENLEKRLAALHQKESALLFTSCFVANDSTLFTLAKALPGCHIFSDAGNHASMIQGIRNSGVPKHIFRHNDPKHLRELLERVDKSLPKIVAFETVHSMTGAVCPLEELCDVAHEYGALTFVDEVHAVGLYGEHGAGIGEREGQLHNMDIISGTLGKAFGNVGGYIAGSALLVDMIRSYAAGFIFTTSLPPTVLCGALKAVDILASDEGRELRTRHQANVRHLRRRLQEEGFPVEHTPSHIIPVKIGNPKQCTEVSDMMIQRFGHYVQAINYPTVARGEEKLRLAPTPHHTRPMMDEMVRDLKVVWQDLGMPLGGKSCPEECAFCRKPLLFDRYESRTIGGSGGGSCAAEIHCQIPNCPQIAAMAN; this is translated from the exons ATGTTTCAG CTCTTAAATATCAACACTTCCCTGTTTGTTGCGCGCTCGGTAAGCAGCATTAAGAAGATGCCTTGCCCGTTTCTAACCCGTTTGAGTACGAGCTACGTGCGGAACTATGCGCCGGCTCTGCTGAAGGCGTACGGAGCGCAGTGTCCGGTTGTACAACGCACCATCTCGACGCTGCAGGGCTCATCGCAGGCTGGAACTGGTACGACCGGGCCCGTAGATTCGGTTCCTGCCGTCGGTAAGGAGTCGGGTCCGCTCGTGAAGGCGAACGAAGGAACGGTGGGTCAATCGCGCCGCAACCTTAGCTCgctgcagcaaccgcaaccggtgGTCGATGGTGATCGCAAGCCCGACGAAGCGCAACCTCCGGCGGGCAAGAAGTGTCCGTTTCTGAGCACGGATTCCCCGCACGTGAAGAAGCTTGGTGTGGAGAGTGTGGAGGTGCCAACGGAGCGTACGTTCAAGTACGAGGACTTCTTCCACGACCAGATCTTGCGCAAGAAGAAGGATCACTCGTACCGGGTGTTCAAGAAGGTAAACCGTCTGGCTGCCGAGGGCCAGTTTCCACGTGCCCTCGAGTACTCGTGGGGCGAGCGGCCGATTACGGTTTGGTGCTCAAACGACTATCTGGGCATGTCGTGCCATCCGGAGGTGAAGCGCGCGGTGGCGAACGCTCTGGAAACGTACGGAACGGGTGCTGGAGGGACGCGCAACATTTCGGGCAATTCGATGAACCACGAAAACCTGGAGAAGCGGTTGGCCGCGTTACACCAGAAGGAAAGCGCATTGCTCTTCACGTCCTGTTTTGTGGCGAACGATTCGACGCTCTTTACGCTGGCCAAGGCACTACCAGGGTGCCACATCTTTTCGGACGCTGGCAATCACGCCTCCATGATACAGGGTATCCGGAACAGTGGCGTACCGAAGCACATCTTCCGCCACAACGACCCGAAGCATCTGCGCGAGCTGCTGGAGCGCGTCGACAAGTCGTTGCCGAAAATCGTTGCATTTGAAACGGTGCATTCCATGACGGGAGCGGTCTGTCCGCTGGAGGAGCTGTGCGATGTGGCGCACGAGTACGGTGCGCTCACGTTCGTCGACGAGGTGCACGCGGTCGGTCTGTACGGTGAGCATGGTGCAGGCATCGGGGAGCGCGAGGGGCAACTGCACAATATGGACATCATTTCCGGCACGCTGGGCAAGGCGTTCGGCAATGTGGGGGGCTACATCGCCGGGTCGGCACTGCTGGTCGATATGATACGTTCGTACGCTGCAGGCTTCATTTTCACCACGTCACTGCCGCCAACGGTGCTTTGTGGCGCCCTGAAGGCGGTAGATATCCTGGCATCGGACGAGGGACGCGAGTTGCGCACACGGCATCAGGCGAACGTGCGCCACTTACGACGCCGCCTGCAGGAGGAGGGCTTCCCGGTGGAGCACACGCCCAGCCACATCATTCCGGTGAAGATCGGCAACCCGAAGCAGTGCACCGAGGTGTCGGACATGATGATCCAGCGCTTTGGACACTACGTGCAGGCCATCAACTATCCGACGGTGGCGCGTGGTGAGGAGAAACTTCGGCTGGCTCCGACGCCTCACCATACGCGCCCGATGATGGACGAGATGGTGCGCGACCTGAAGGTCGTCTGGCAGGACCTTGGTATGCCGCTGGGCGGCAAATCGTGCCCGGAGGAGTGCGCATTCTGCCGCAAGCCGCTGCTTTTCGATCGCTACGAATCACGCACCATCGGGGGTAGCGGTGGCGGAAGTTGTGCCGCAGAAATCCACTGCCAGATACCGAACTGTCCGCAGATTGCTGCCATGGCCAATTAA
- the LOC131212558 gene encoding 5-aminolevulinate synthase, erythroid-specific, mitochondrial isoform X2 has product MPCPFLTRLSTSYVRNYAPALLKAYGAQCPVVQRTISTLQGSSQAGTGTTGPVDSVPAVGKESGPLVKANEGTVGQSRRNLSSLQQPQPVVDGDRKPDEAQPPAGKKCPFLSTDSPHVKKLGVESVEVPTERTFKYEDFFHDQILRKKKDHSYRVFKKVNRLAAEGQFPRALEYSWGERPITVWCSNDYLGMSCHPEVKRAVANALETYGTGAGGTRNISGNSMNHENLEKRLAALHQKESALLFTSCFVANDSTLFTLAKALPGCHIFSDAGNHASMIQGIRNSGVPKHIFRHNDPKHLRELLERVDKSLPKIVAFETVHSMTGAVCPLEELCDVAHEYGALTFVDEVHAVGLYGEHGAGIGEREGQLHNMDIISGTLGKAFGNVGGYIAGSALLVDMIRSYAAGFIFTTSLPPTVLCGALKAVDILASDEGRELRTRHQANVRHLRRRLQEEGFPVEHTPSHIIPVKIGNPKQCTEVSDMMIQRFGHYVQAINYPTVARGEEKLRLAPTPHHTRPMMDEMVRDLKVVWQDLGMPLGGKSCPEECAFCRKPLLFDRYESRTIGGSGGGSCAAEIHCQIPNCPQIAAMAN; this is encoded by the coding sequence ATGCCTTGCCCGTTTCTAACCCGTTTGAGTACGAGCTACGTGCGGAACTATGCGCCGGCTCTGCTGAAGGCGTACGGAGCGCAGTGTCCGGTTGTACAACGCACCATCTCGACGCTGCAGGGCTCATCGCAGGCTGGAACTGGTACGACCGGGCCCGTAGATTCGGTTCCTGCCGTCGGTAAGGAGTCGGGTCCGCTCGTGAAGGCGAACGAAGGAACGGTGGGTCAATCGCGCCGCAACCTTAGCTCgctgcagcaaccgcaaccggtgGTCGATGGTGATCGCAAGCCCGACGAAGCGCAACCTCCGGCGGGCAAGAAGTGTCCGTTTCTGAGCACGGATTCCCCGCACGTGAAGAAGCTTGGTGTGGAGAGTGTGGAGGTGCCAACGGAGCGTACGTTCAAGTACGAGGACTTCTTCCACGACCAGATCTTGCGCAAGAAGAAGGATCACTCGTACCGGGTGTTCAAGAAGGTAAACCGTCTGGCTGCCGAGGGCCAGTTTCCACGTGCCCTCGAGTACTCGTGGGGCGAGCGGCCGATTACGGTTTGGTGCTCAAACGACTATCTGGGCATGTCGTGCCATCCGGAGGTGAAGCGCGCGGTGGCGAACGCTCTGGAAACGTACGGAACGGGTGCTGGAGGGACGCGCAACATTTCGGGCAATTCGATGAACCACGAAAACCTGGAGAAGCGGTTGGCCGCGTTACACCAGAAGGAAAGCGCATTGCTCTTCACGTCCTGTTTTGTGGCGAACGATTCGACGCTCTTTACGCTGGCCAAGGCACTACCAGGGTGCCACATCTTTTCGGACGCTGGCAATCACGCCTCCATGATACAGGGTATCCGGAACAGTGGCGTACCGAAGCACATCTTCCGCCACAACGACCCGAAGCATCTGCGCGAGCTGCTGGAGCGCGTCGACAAGTCGTTGCCGAAAATCGTTGCATTTGAAACGGTGCATTCCATGACGGGAGCGGTCTGTCCGCTGGAGGAGCTGTGCGATGTGGCGCACGAGTACGGTGCGCTCACGTTCGTCGACGAGGTGCACGCGGTCGGTCTGTACGGTGAGCATGGTGCAGGCATCGGGGAGCGCGAGGGGCAACTGCACAATATGGACATCATTTCCGGCACGCTGGGCAAGGCGTTCGGCAATGTGGGGGGCTACATCGCCGGGTCGGCACTGCTGGTCGATATGATACGTTCGTACGCTGCAGGCTTCATTTTCACCACGTCACTGCCGCCAACGGTGCTTTGTGGCGCCCTGAAGGCGGTAGATATCCTGGCATCGGACGAGGGACGCGAGTTGCGCACACGGCATCAGGCGAACGTGCGCCACTTACGACGCCGCCTGCAGGAGGAGGGCTTCCCGGTGGAGCACACGCCCAGCCACATCATTCCGGTGAAGATCGGCAACCCGAAGCAGTGCACCGAGGTGTCGGACATGATGATCCAGCGCTTTGGACACTACGTGCAGGCCATCAACTATCCGACGGTGGCGCGTGGTGAGGAGAAACTTCGGCTGGCTCCGACGCCTCACCATACGCGCCCGATGATGGACGAGATGGTGCGCGACCTGAAGGTCGTCTGGCAGGACCTTGGTATGCCGCTGGGCGGCAAATCGTGCCCGGAGGAGTGCGCATTCTGCCGCAAGCCGCTGCTTTTCGATCGCTACGAATCACGCACCATCGGGGGTAGCGGTGGCGGAAGTTGTGCCGCAGAAATCCACTGCCAGATACCGAACTGTCCGCAGATTGCTGCCATGGCCAATTAA
- the LOC131211625 gene encoding Y+L amino acid transporter 2: MTAKDATRAPSSGDVALPAGDGTRAEGGDKIVLKRKITLINGVGIIVGTIIGSGIFISPTGVFVFTKSVGSSLVIWTLSGILSTLGALCYAELGTCITRSGGDYAYLLVAFGPLVGFLRLWMALLIIRPTTQAIVALTFAQYAVRPFFEDCAPPENAVRLLAAVCLCFLTAINCISTKWAMKIQDVFTIAKLTALVSIILAGMYFMATDSLDNFYNPWEGDYTLSSLAYAFYSGLFAFGGWNYLNFVTEELENPYKNLPRAIWIAMPMVTGIYVFVNMAYFAVVSRQEMLASIAVAVSFGNRMFGSAAWLIPIFVALSTFGGVNGILFTSARLFSTGAQEGHLPAWFSLVHVDRQTPIPALIFTCITSIIMLLSANVFVLINYFSQILWLSVAASIAGLLWLRISKPNMPRPIRVNLVLPVTFLVCCLGLVLLPSFSEPFNLLVGLGITLSGVPVYYVCIVWRSNAKSKNFLMHWIERGCQILFNAAFVDCHHDRKREHEFSEMQTSIEDKSVSH, from the exons ATGACCGCGAAGGATGCGACTCGTGCGCCCTCGTCCGGTGATGTTGCACTTCCTGCGGGTGACGGTACGCGAGCAGAAGGTGGTGATAAGATAGTGCTTAAACGCAAGATCACGCTAATCAACGGTGTGGGCATTATCGTGGGGACGATTATCGGTTCCGGAATCTTCATCTCGCCGACGGGGGTATTTGTGTTCACAAA GTCCGTCGGCTCGTCGTTGGTTATCTGGACGCTGAGTGGAATCCTGTCGACGCTGGGAGCCCTTTGCTACGCAGAGCTGGGCACGTGTATCACACGCTCCGGCGGAGACTATGCGTATCTGCTGGTCGCCTTCGGACCACTTGTTGGATTCTTGCGCCTGTGGATGGCACTGCTTATCATTCGTCCTACTACGCAG GCTATCGTGGCACTCACCTTCGCTCAGTACGCGGTGCGTCCGTTTTTCGAAGATTGTGCCCCTCCGGAAAATGCAGTCCGATTGCTGGCTGCCGTTTGTCTGTGCTTCCTGACGGCCATCAACTGTATATCGACCAAATGGGCTATGAAAATTCAGGACGTTTTTACTATCGCTAAGCTAACTGCGCTGGTGTCCATCATTCTGGCCGGGATGTACTTTATGGCAACGGATTCGCTGGACAACTTTTACAACCCATGGGAGGGTGATTACACGCTTTCTAGCTTGGCGTACGCATTTTACTCGGGGTTGTTCGCATTCGGTGGCTGGAACTATTTGAACTTTGTAACGGAAGAGTTGGAAAACCCCTACAA GAACCTTCCCCGTGCGATCTGGATTGCGATGCCCATGGTAACCGGAATCTACGTGTTTGTGAACATGGCATACTTTGCGGTTGTATCGCGGCAGGAGATGCTCGCCTCGATTGCAGTCGCTGTCTCGTTTGGTAATCGAATGTTTGGGTCCGCTGCCTGGTTGATCCCGATCTTCGTAGCACTCAGCACGTTCGGAGGTGTGAACGGAATCCTGTTCACATCGGCGCGACTCTTCTCGACTGGCGCCCAGGAGGGTCACTTACCGGCCTGGTTTTCGCTGGTGCATGTCGACCGTCAAACACCGATACCGGCCCTGATCTTCACATGCATAACCTCCATCATAATGCTGCTGTCGGCCAACGTGTTCGTGTTGATCAACTATTTCAGCCAAATCCTGTGGCTCTCGGTAGCCGCCAGCATCGCCGGTCTACTTTGGTTGCGGATTTCCAA ACCCAACATGCCGCGACCGATCCGAGTCAATCTGGTACTTCCTGTAACGTTTCTCGTCTGCTGCTTGGGTCTGGTGCTCCTGCCTTCGTTTTCCGAACCGTTCAATCTACTCGTTGGGCTCGGCATTACCCtctccggtgtgccggtgtaCTACGTGTGCATTGTGTGGCGTAGCAAtgcaaaatcgaaaaactttcTCATGCATTGGATCGAGCGTGGTTGCCAGATCCTGTTCAACGCAGCTTTCGTCGACTGCCATCATGATCGTAAGAGGGAGCACGAGTTTTCGGAAATGCAGACGAGCATCGAAGACAAAAGTGTTAGTCATTAA